One segment of Candidatus Methylomirabilis lanthanidiphila DNA contains the following:
- a CDS encoding pterin dehydratase, which translates to MSKEKECPVIPDEDVVKRLEQELPGWYLEGRWIRRKFNTDGWPTTLMLVNTIAYLAEAAWHHPDLEVTWGKVWVKLRTHAAGGITEKDFTLARQIEQSVLWRPGDNSPLDGTPNKWVRGGSQEKSSA; encoded by the coding sequence ATGTCAAAAGAGAAAGAGTGTCCGGTTATTCCAGATGAGGACGTGGTCAAGCGTTTGGAGCAGGAGCTGCCGGGGTGGTATCTGGAGGGGCGATGGATCAGGAGGAAGTTCAATACCGACGGCTGGCCGACGACACTGATGTTGGTCAACACGATCGCGTACCTGGCTGAGGCCGCGTGGCATCACCCAGACCTGGAGGTCACATGGGGCAAGGTCTGGGTGAAGCTGAGGACGCATGCCGCCGGGGGGATCACTGAAAAAGACTTCACCCTTGCCAGGCAGATTGAGCAGTCGGTGCTCTGGCGGCCGGGCGACAACTCTCCGCTTGACGGTACACCCAACAAATGGGTCCGCGGCGGCAGCCAAGAAAAGAGCAGCGCTTAA
- a CDS encoding glycyl-tRNA synthetase subunit alpha: MTFQELILALQRFFAEQGCVIQQPYDVEVGAGTMNPATFLRVLGPEPWNVAYVESTRRPADGRYGENPNRLQHYYQYQVIMKPSPDNIQEIYLDSLRSLGIDPLKHDIRFVEDDWESPTLGAWGLGWEVWLDGLEITQFTYFQQAGGIDLRPISAELTYGIERIAMFLQGVDSVYDLTWVKDVTYGDIHHKSEVEWSIHNFEEADVALQFQLFDDYEREGLRLIEKGLVLPAYDYCLKSSHTFNLLDARGAIGVTERTSFIGRVRNLARRCAEAYLKQREEAGFPLLKAWQS; encoded by the coding sequence ATGACATTTCAAGAGCTGATCCTCGCATTGCAGCGATTTTTCGCTGAGCAGGGCTGTGTCATTCAACAGCCGTACGATGTGGAGGTAGGCGCGGGGACGATGAATCCGGCGACCTTCCTGCGTGTTCTTGGTCCTGAACCCTGGAATGTCGCCTATGTCGAGTCGACCCGGCGCCCCGCTGACGGACGGTACGGGGAAAATCCGAATCGCCTCCAACACTACTACCAGTACCAGGTCATTATGAAGCCATCCCCTGACAACATTCAGGAGATCTACCTGGACAGCCTTCGGAGCTTGGGCATCGACCCGCTCAAGCACGATATTCGTTTCGTCGAGGACGACTGGGAGTCCCCGACCCTTGGCGCCTGGGGCTTGGGCTGGGAGGTCTGGTTGGACGGCCTGGAGATCACCCAGTTCACCTACTTCCAGCAGGCTGGAGGCATCGATCTGAGGCCGATCTCTGCTGAGCTGACCTATGGGATCGAGCGGATTGCCATGTTCCTGCAGGGGGTGGACAGCGTCTACGATCTGACGTGGGTCAAGGACGTGACCTACGGCGACATCCATCACAAGAGTGAGGTGGAGTGGTCGATCCACAACTTTGAGGAAGCCGATGTGGCGCTTCAGTTTCAGCTTTTCGATGACTATGAGCGGGAAGGACTCCGTCTGATCGAAAAAGGACTGGTGCTGCCGGCCTACGACTACTGCCTCAAATCGTCTCATACGTTCAACCTCCTGGACGCCAGGGGGGCCATAGGTGTCACCGAGCGGACCAGCTTCATCGGCCGCGTCCGCAACCTCGCCCGCCGATGCGCCGAAGCCTATCTGAAGCAGCGTGAGGAGGCGGGCTTTCCGCTTCTCAAGGCATGGCAGTCATAA
- a CDS encoding transketolase encodes MGGSVKNVHESLDQLCINTIRTLAMDGVQKANSGHPGLPMGAAAMAYTLWTRALRHNPTHPSWPNRDRFILSPGHGCMLLYCLLHLTGYDLSLDELKQFRQWGSRTPGHSEHGMTPGVETTTGPLGQGFGNGVGMAIAERFLAHHFNRPGYPIVDHYVYAIVSDGDLMEGITSEAASLAGHLGLGKLIYLYDDNRITIDGSTDMAFTENVGQRFEAYGWHVQRVDGNDVKMIDDALSAAQAEHERPSLIMARTHIAYGSPNKQDTAEAHGSPLGDEEIRLTKEALGWPLEPTFHIPDEALAHFREALQRGRAWETDWQAGFDAYAATYPELADEWNRVISGQLPEGWAEKIPTFTPAGGSLATREASGKVLNAIAPTLPTLIGGSADLTPSNNTYLKGGGDFQRSSPGGRNLHFGVREHAMGSILNGMALHQGVIPYAGTFLVFSDYVRPAIRVAALSHIHVIYVFTHDSIGLGEDGPTHQPIEHLSALRAMPNLTVIRPADATETAMAWRAALEHRGGPVVLALTRQKLPTLDRTKFPPAELLLKGAYILADADQGRPRVILIATGSEVHLALEAWGRLADEGIPARVVSMPSWELFDRQPEAYRNEVLPPEVTARLAIETGSPHGWHRYVGLRGGVIGMTRFGASAPYQVLMQQFGFTVEHVVSRATELLA; translated from the coding sequence ATGGGGGGATCAGTGAAAAACGTTCACGAATCGCTCGACCAGTTGTGTATCAATACCATCCGAACACTGGCAATGGATGGAGTGCAGAAGGCGAACTCGGGGCATCCGGGGCTGCCGATGGGGGCCGCCGCTATGGCCTATACCCTCTGGACGCGTGCGCTCAGACACAATCCGACGCATCCGTCGTGGCCGAACCGCGATCGGTTCATTCTGTCGCCAGGCCATGGGTGCATGCTGCTGTATTGCCTCCTTCACCTGACCGGCTACGACCTTTCCCTCGATGAACTCAAGCAATTCCGCCAGTGGGGAAGCCGGACGCCAGGCCATTCGGAACATGGTATGACGCCGGGCGTGGAGACGACGACGGGCCCCCTTGGCCAGGGCTTCGGCAACGGCGTCGGGATGGCGATTGCGGAGCGTTTTCTGGCCCACCACTTTAACCGGCCGGGATACCCGATTGTTGACCACTATGTATATGCGATTGTGAGCGACGGGGACCTCATGGAAGGGATCACGTCAGAGGCCGCATCGCTGGCCGGACACCTTGGATTGGGCAAGCTCATCTACCTGTACGACGACAATCGGATTACCATCGATGGCAGTACCGATATGGCCTTCACTGAGAACGTCGGGCAACGCTTTGAAGCCTACGGATGGCATGTCCAGCGAGTCGATGGAAACGATGTCAAGATGATCGACGATGCGCTGAGCGCGGCGCAGGCCGAGCACGAGCGCCCATCGCTTATTATGGCGAGGACCCACATTGCCTATGGCAGCCCCAACAAGCAGGATACGGCAGAGGCGCACGGGTCGCCTCTTGGAGACGAGGAGATACGGCTGACCAAGGAGGCATTGGGGTGGCCGTTGGAACCCACATTCCATATCCCTGATGAGGCGCTGGCCCACTTTCGAGAGGCCCTGCAGCGGGGTCGCGCCTGGGAGACCGACTGGCAGGCCGGATTCGATGCCTATGCGGCCACGTATCCTGAACTTGCCGACGAGTGGAACAGGGTGATCAGCGGACAGCTTCCGGAGGGCTGGGCTGAGAAGATTCCGACCTTCACCCCTGCCGGGGGGAGTCTGGCAACCCGCGAGGCCTCGGGGAAGGTGCTGAATGCGATTGCCCCAACCTTACCGACCCTCATCGGCGGCTCGGCCGACTTGACCCCATCGAATAATACCTATCTAAAAGGGGGCGGCGACTTTCAGCGGTCGAGCCCAGGAGGCCGGAACCTTCACTTTGGTGTTCGAGAACACGCGATGGGTTCCATCCTCAACGGTATGGCGCTGCACCAAGGGGTGATCCCGTATGCCGGGACCTTCCTGGTCTTTTCCGACTACGTGCGCCCGGCCATCAGGGTTGCTGCACTGTCGCACATCCACGTGATCTATGTCTTTACCCATGACAGCATCGGCCTGGGCGAAGATGGTCCTACCCACCAGCCGATTGAGCATTTGTCTGCTCTTCGAGCCATGCCGAACCTCACGGTCATCCGCCCGGCCGATGCGACAGAAACGGCTATGGCCTGGCGCGCCGCATTGGAACACCGTGGCGGGCCTGTGGTGTTGGCCCTCACCAGGCAGAAGCTTCCGACTCTCGACCGAACGAAATTTCCGCCTGCCGAACTCCTCCTGAAGGGGGCGTATATCCTGGCTGATGCCGATCAAGGTCGTCCGCGTGTCATCCTGATTGCGACCGGATCTGAGGTGCACCTGGCCCTGGAGGCGTGGGGGCGACTGGCCGACGAGGGCATCCCCGCGCGTGTCGTCAGTATGCCGAGTTGGGAGCTGTTTGATCGGCAGCCTGAGGCGTATCGGAACGAGGTGCTTCCTCCGGAAGTGACCGCTCGGCTTGCCATCGAGACCGGCTCTCCCCACGGGTGGCACCGGTACGTCGGCCTGCGCGGAGGCGTAATCGGCATGACACGATTCGGCGCTTCAGCTCCGTATCAGGTTCTCATGCAGCAGTTCGGCTTTACGGTCGAGCACGTCGTATCCCGAGCCACGGAACTCCTGGCATAA
- a CDS encoding glycine tRNA synthetase subunit beta, producing the protein MTQNLLFEIGVEEIPSGYMTPVLKDLKTQACRLFEEQRIAFSGARTFGTPRRLTLHVERLEQSQGDLVREVVGPARAVAFDPEGRPTKAALGFARAQGVPVEALRVKTLDRGEYVVAAIVERGMRLEELLPVVLPRLITSLSFPKSMRWGQGTFRFVRPIRWLVALYNGRVIPFEIDGIASGNKTCGHRFLSRGQVRVRSFQDYIEKLEERYVIVNQHRRRELVAKLATEAAATVGGKPVLDDELVETVASLVEYPTVVCGCFEQEYLSLPRDVIMTPMRKHQRYFPVIDNAGKLLPHFVAISNMKAKDMDLIREGNERVLRARLKDAAFFFKEDRKVGLHERVPQLKGITFQERLGTMAEKVERLTQLTTYLAEQVAPHLVHDVYRAAQLCKADLVTTMVKEFPSLQGVMGREYAQLSGEPAVVAQAIEEHYLPRYAGDRLPASLVGALVGLADRLDTICGCFGIGLIPSGSEDPYALRRHGQGVVQILLSAGIDLPLSQPISKSLELFGDRLTVPHERVASEVMEFLAARLQAVLMERGVPGDLVEAALSVDAERVSDAGKRAEALAVFRREADFSELAVAFKRVIRILPKGFSKTVDPRRFVSSAERALHGEATTLRAETAHLVQAGDYARALQLIAAIRPIVDMFFEEVLVMAEDRDLQDNRLAILKEVADLFCGIANFSKVMA; encoded by the coding sequence ATGACCCAAAACCTATTGTTTGAAATCGGCGTCGAAGAGATCCCCTCCGGCTATATGACACCGGTGCTGAAGGATCTGAAGACACAGGCCTGTCGCCTGTTCGAAGAGCAGCGTATCGCCTTTTCAGGCGCACGCACCTTCGGCACGCCTCGGCGCCTCACCCTGCATGTTGAGCGGCTGGAACAGAGCCAAGGCGATCTGGTCCGTGAGGTGGTGGGACCGGCCAGGGCGGTCGCGTTCGATCCGGAGGGCCGTCCGACGAAGGCCGCGCTTGGCTTCGCGAGGGCGCAGGGGGTCCCGGTGGAGGCCCTGCGCGTGAAGACGCTTGATCGGGGAGAGTATGTTGTGGCGGCTATCGTGGAGCGGGGTATGCGTCTGGAGGAGCTGCTGCCGGTTGTCCTGCCCCGCCTGATCACATCGTTGTCATTTCCGAAGTCGATGCGATGGGGGCAAGGCACATTCCGGTTTGTCCGTCCGATCCGGTGGCTCGTTGCTCTGTACAACGGCCGGGTGATTCCCTTTGAAATCGACGGGATCGCAAGCGGTAACAAGACATGCGGTCACCGGTTCCTGAGCCGCGGCCAGGTCCGCGTCAGAAGCTTCCAGGATTATATCGAAAAACTGGAGGAGCGGTATGTCATTGTCAACCAGCACCGTCGACGGGAACTGGTCGCCAAGCTGGCTACAGAGGCCGCTGCCACAGTCGGCGGTAAGCCGGTCCTCGACGATGAACTGGTGGAGACGGTGGCCAGCCTGGTGGAATATCCCACCGTAGTCTGCGGCTGTTTCGAACAGGAGTACCTGAGCTTGCCGCGTGACGTGATCATGACCCCTATGCGAAAGCACCAGCGCTACTTCCCGGTGATCGACAATGCCGGTAAGCTCCTCCCCCATTTCGTGGCGATCTCCAACATGAAGGCGAAGGATATGGACCTTATTCGCGAAGGCAACGAACGGGTCCTGAGGGCGCGCCTGAAGGACGCGGCCTTCTTTTTCAAAGAAGATCGTAAGGTCGGGCTTCACGAGCGAGTTCCCCAACTGAAAGGGATTACCTTTCAGGAGCGACTTGGCACAATGGCCGAGAAGGTCGAACGACTGACACAGCTCACCACCTACCTGGCCGAACAGGTGGCCCCGCACCTGGTCCATGACGTCTATCGGGCCGCTCAGTTATGCAAGGCTGACCTCGTCACCACAATGGTCAAGGAGTTTCCAAGCCTGCAAGGGGTGATGGGCCGTGAATATGCTCAACTCTCCGGGGAGCCTGCCGTTGTGGCCCAGGCCATCGAGGAGCACTATCTCCCCCGCTATGCCGGCGACAGACTGCCGGCATCGTTGGTTGGCGCGCTGGTAGGCCTGGCGGACCGACTCGATACCATCTGCGGCTGCTTCGGGATTGGGCTGATACCGAGCGGATCAGAGGATCCGTACGCCCTCCGCCGGCACGGACAAGGGGTCGTACAGATCCTCCTCAGCGCAGGGATCGATCTGCCGCTCTCGCAGCCGATCAGCAAGAGTCTGGAGCTGTTTGGCGATCGGTTGACGGTGCCGCATGAGCGCGTCGCCTCGGAGGTTATGGAGTTTCTGGCGGCCAGGCTCCAGGCGGTCCTGATGGAACGGGGTGTGCCAGGCGATCTCGTCGAGGCGGCCCTCTCCGTCGATGCAGAACGGGTCTCCGATGCCGGTAAGCGCGCCGAGGCCTTGGCCGTCTTCAGGCGGGAGGCCGATTTTTCAGAGCTGGCAGTCGCCTTCAAACGGGTCATCAGAATCCTGCCCAAGGGTTTCTCTAAAACGGTTGATCCGCGGCGGTTCGTCAGCAGCGCAGAGCGAGCGCTCCATGGCGAGGCGACAACACTGCGAGCCGAAACAGCACACCTGGTGCAAGCCGGCGACTATGCCCGAGCCCTGCAACTTATTGCCGCGATTCGTCCCATTGTGGACATGTTCTTCGAAGAGGTGTTGGTAATGGCGGAGGATCGCGATCTGCAGGACAACCGTTTGGCCATCCTAAAGGAGGTTGCAGATCTGTTTTGCGGGATCGCGAATTTCAGCAAGGTTATGGCTTGA
- a CDS encoding fructose 1,6-bisphosphatase: protein MTELMDRNLALELSRATEAAALAAARVMGRRDRDAADQAAVDAMRYALSSLEIDGTVVIGEGQKGPVPMLQVGERVGTGSTPALDVAVDPIDGVTLLANGRPGAISVAALADRNTLFSTQLGYMDKIVVGPRAAGAIDITAPVKENLRRIAQAEGREVDDLTVVMLDRPRHERLIKEVREAGARIKLISEGDVAPGIMAAMEEDTGIDVLMGIGGAPEAVLIACALKCLGGQMQCRFWPRDEQDRQILEAEGHDLDRILTVDDLCKGSNVFVAVTGITDGELLRGVRYTGGYARTTSLMMRSISGGIRWMEARHDLKRLKEIAGTRYEGVKHKQIHH from the coding sequence ATGACTGAGCTAATGGATCGAAATCTGGCGCTCGAACTCAGCAGGGCGACTGAGGCTGCGGCTTTGGCGGCGGCTCGAGTGATGGGCCGACGCGACCGTGACGCCGCCGATCAGGCCGCTGTTGACGCGATGCGGTATGCCCTGAGCTCATTGGAGATTGACGGGACGGTGGTGATTGGAGAGGGGCAGAAAGGCCCGGTTCCCATGCTGCAAGTGGGCGAGCGGGTCGGTACGGGCTCTACCCCAGCTCTTGATGTTGCGGTCGATCCGATCGACGGTGTCACGCTCCTGGCCAACGGCCGTCCCGGCGCAATCTCTGTTGCGGCGCTTGCCGACCGGAACACGCTGTTTTCTACCCAGCTAGGTTACATGGATAAGATTGTTGTCGGACCTCGCGCCGCGGGGGCGATCGACATCACGGCTCCCGTTAAAGAGAACTTGCGACGAATTGCCCAGGCTGAGGGCCGGGAGGTCGATGACCTCACAGTGGTCATGCTCGATCGGCCACGTCATGAGCGCCTTATTAAAGAGGTGAGAGAGGCCGGAGCAAGGATCAAGCTGATCAGTGAGGGGGACGTCGCTCCCGGGATAATGGCGGCCATGGAGGAGGATACCGGGATCGATGTGCTCATGGGAATCGGAGGGGCGCCGGAGGCGGTGCTCATTGCCTGCGCGTTGAAGTGTTTGGGTGGTCAGATGCAGTGCAGATTCTGGCCGAGAGATGAACAAGACAGACAAATCCTCGAGGCGGAGGGGCACGACTTGGATCGTATTTTGACTGTCGACGACCTCTGCAAGGGGAGTAATGTATTTGTGGCCGTCACCGGCATTACCGACGGCGAATTGCTCCGGGGGGTCCGCTATACAGGGGGATACGCGCGAACCACCTCCCTCATGATGCGCTCCATCTCCGGCGGAATACGATGGATGGAGGCAAGGCACGATCTGAAGCGCCTGAAGGAGATCGCCGGCACCCGCTACGAGGGCGTCAAGCACAAGCAGATACACCATTAA
- the pyrE gene encoding Orotate phosphoribosyltransferase, which produces MDAEILERINRGIIHRTGAYLTNDHFVLSSGRHTQEYVEKALATTEPAFTEGLGDVIAKHFAEEPIDLILTTGYGASLLGHCVARAHPLRPRFIYANKQRDDSGVSQVTLPREFRQYFIGYPKVLIVEDIVTTGETVKGLIKLVKSFGGTVVGIGTLWRRIRKVNFKFPFFTLVDREFPTYTPKDCPMCRRGMPINREFLAEPSPQKSPRVRTRAN; this is translated from the coding sequence ATGGACGCGGAGATCTTGGAACGGATCAACCGGGGTATCATCCACAGGACCGGAGCGTATCTCACGAACGACCACTTCGTGCTGTCCTCCGGACGCCACACTCAGGAGTATGTAGAGAAGGCGTTGGCCACCACCGAGCCGGCCTTTACGGAAGGGTTGGGAGACGTGATCGCCAAGCATTTCGCGGAAGAGCCGATCGATCTGATCCTGACCACCGGCTACGGCGCCTCGCTGTTGGGCCATTGTGTGGCGCGCGCCCATCCGCTGCGACCTCGCTTCATCTACGCCAATAAGCAACGCGATGACTCCGGCGTCAGTCAGGTCACGCTTCCGAGGGAGTTTCGACAGTATTTTATCGGCTACCCTAAGGTGCTGATTGTCGAAGACATTGTCACCACCGGTGAGACTGTCAAGGGACTCATTAAGCTGGTCAAATCGTTCGGCGGAACGGTGGTTGGGATCGGGACACTCTGGCGACGGATACGAAAGGTAAATTTTAAATTTCCCTTTTTTACGCTGGTCGACCGGGAGTTCCCGACGTATACCCCGAAGGACTGTCCGATGTGTCGCAGAGGGATGCCGATCAATCGGGAGTTCCTGGCTGAGCCGAGCCCACAGAAGTCTCCCCGAGTCAGGACTCGCGCCAACTGA
- a CDS encoding Lipid A 3-O-deacylase (PagL) has protein sequence MINGLRRIPVCVWLAVFAILSPAISWAETSQQTIELGREAELIAIRTLAFAGPDGPPSSGEQRSRSTIRPEEGFQSGTWHLGVKAGGADTVKIFANRHPDIQLVPVFFQIGYTVTDVHGPFPVRGSLEVIFEPTLLFVAHPETEVGGGASLLFRYNFVTGTRWVPFFEVGVGILDVDLNAPRDLNSRFNFSILGGPGINYFLTDHLAVLGQVGLHHISNAHRKSPNVGVNSVMGLLGVSYYF, from the coding sequence ATGATCAACGGACTCAGGCGTATACCGGTTTGTGTCTGGCTGGCCGTATTCGCAATCCTGTCACCTGCCATATCCTGGGCTGAGACCTCTCAACAGACCATTGAACTTGGGAGAGAGGCCGAACTCATCGCGATTCGGACCCTTGCCTTTGCGGGTCCAGATGGCCCCCCATCATCAGGTGAACAGAGGTCCAGGTCGACCATCCGTCCCGAAGAAGGGTTTCAGTCTGGAACATGGCACTTGGGAGTAAAGGCCGGCGGAGCCGACACCGTTAAGATTTTTGCGAATAGGCACCCGGACATCCAACTTGTCCCGGTGTTCTTTCAGATCGGCTATACGGTCACCGATGTTCACGGCCCTTTTCCGGTTCGCGGAAGCCTGGAGGTGATCTTCGAGCCGACCCTCCTCTTTGTCGCACACCCGGAAACAGAAGTTGGAGGGGGCGCAAGTCTCCTCTTCCGCTATAATTTCGTGACGGGCACTCGGTGGGTGCCGTTCTTCGAGGTCGGCGTCGGTATCCTCGACGTGGACCTGAACGCCCCACGGGACCTCAACAGCCGGTTTAACTTTAGTATTCTTGGCGGACCGGGAATCAATTACTTTCTGACCGATCACCTGGCTGTTCTGGGGCAAGTGGGCCTACATCACATCTCGAACGCCCACCGCAAAAGCCCCAACGTCGGCGTCAATTCGGTCATGGGTCTGCTGGGGGTCTCGTATTACTTTTAA
- a CDS encoding Guanine deaminase — MQPMRLFRGQILNPEAEDRYSYHTDGGIVIDGSGVILAVGDYHEVQQQYPSADPVDCSDRLILPGFIDTHTHLPQYRAVARYGNELLEWLERDIFPTEREFTPETADTLCPIFFRSLLAHGVTTAAIYCSVRKDSTHVAFQWAEQTGIRAIIGKVMMDRNAPDFLLEKTSDSLQASEEVCRAWHGAANGKLLYAFTPRFAPTCSRALMRGVSDLASQYGAYIQTHLAENLAELQWVRELFPETRSYTDVYFGTGLLGPKTLLAHAIYVSSDERRLLADTGSCLSHCPASNLFLKSGLMPLRELMDMGLRIGVGSDVASGPTLSPFEAMRSAIYTHTARRFLPDFGGGDISPTTAFYLATLGGARALRLDDKIGSLVCGKEADFIIVNPQRLSPLPTEKWVEISPDTLLSRLIFCGDDRIVEQTYVRGTLCYDRRSHDNNDR; from the coding sequence ATGCAGCCCATGAGACTATTCCGCGGCCAGATCCTGAATCCGGAAGCAGAAGATCGATATTCGTATCATACGGACGGCGGAATAGTTATCGATGGAAGCGGCGTCATTCTCGCAGTCGGGGACTATCATGAGGTACAACAGCAGTACCCGAGTGCCGATCCAGTCGACTGCTCGGATCGCCTGATTCTACCCGGCTTTATCGACACCCACACCCACCTACCGCAATATAGGGCCGTGGCGCGATACGGCAACGAACTGCTGGAGTGGCTCGAAAGAGACATCTTCCCAACCGAGAGGGAGTTCACCCCGGAGACTGCCGACACCCTGTGCCCCATCTTCTTTCGTTCACTCCTCGCCCATGGTGTCACGACCGCTGCCATCTACTGCTCGGTCCGCAAGGACAGTACCCACGTCGCCTTTCAGTGGGCAGAACAGACAGGGATCAGGGCGATCATCGGGAAGGTCATGATGGACCGGAATGCTCCCGATTTCCTCCTTGAGAAAACATCAGACTCGCTCCAGGCAAGCGAGGAGGTGTGCCGAGCGTGGCACGGCGCAGCCAACGGAAAGTTGCTCTACGCCTTTACCCCGAGGTTTGCGCCGACGTGCAGCAGGGCTCTAATGAGGGGTGTGAGCGACCTGGCCAGCCAGTACGGCGCGTACATTCAGACCCACTTGGCCGAAAATCTTGCCGAGCTCCAATGGGTCAGAGAACTGTTTCCGGAGACGCGAAGCTACACCGATGTCTATTTCGGAACCGGTCTCTTGGGTCCTAAAACTCTGCTGGCCCACGCCATCTATGTCAGCTCAGATGAGCGGCGCTTACTGGCAGATACGGGGAGCTGTCTGTCTCACTGTCCCGCCTCAAATCTTTTCCTCAAGAGCGGGCTCATGCCGCTGCGCGAACTGATGGATATGGGACTACGTATCGGTGTAGGGTCTGACGTGGCCAGTGGGCCGACCCTGTCGCCGTTTGAAGCCATGCGCTCGGCGATTTATACGCACACCGCGCGTCGTTTTCTCCCCGACTTCGGCGGCGGAGACATCTCCCCAACCACCGCCTTTTATTTGGCGACACTTGGAGGAGCAAGGGCGCTGAGGCTCGACGATAAAATCGGCAGCCTTGTGTGCGGCAAAGAGGCGGACTTCATTATCGTGAATCCGCAGAGACTCAGCCCCTTGCCCACAGAGAAATGGGTGGAAATCTCCCCCGACACTCTCCTCTCCCGCCTGATATTTTGCGGGGATGACCGTATCGTCGAGCAGACCTACGTTCGCGGAACCCTCTGCTACGATCGCCGTTCGCACGACAATAACGACCGGTAA